In the Paenibacillus sp. FSL H7-0357 genome, one interval contains:
- a CDS encoding LysE family translocator has translation MSLFIAMCFFSLTMSISPGPVNMTILSTGVNYGFKRSIPLVSGATVGFTLLLIAVGLGISNLVAQAPVFYQLLRYAGTGYMSYIGYKIMVSRPEIEFKEERLPYYRHGLLMQWLNPKAWIACLSGVSAFGLNESYSSLLVFVCIYFLICYLSLSAWALLGSKLQFLTKVKNGIKVFNLVMGGSLIIVAVYLMFTK, from the coding sequence ATGTCTCTATTCATTGCCATGTGCTTTTTTTCATTAACCATGTCGATTTCTCCCGGTCCGGTGAACATGACAATTCTGTCTACAGGAGTCAATTACGGATTCAAGCGCTCTATCCCGTTGGTGTCCGGCGCAACTGTCGGCTTTACGCTCTTGCTAATCGCCGTTGGACTTGGAATATCCAATCTCGTAGCCCAAGCTCCGGTATTCTATCAGTTGCTAAGATACGCGGGCACAGGGTACATGAGTTATATTGGCTACAAAATAATGGTATCCCGTCCAGAGATCGAATTCAAGGAGGAGAGGCTCCCATATTACCGTCATGGCTTGCTCATGCAGTGGCTTAATCCCAAGGCTTGGATCGCTTGCCTTTCCGGTGTTTCGGCCTTTGGGTTAAATGAATCCTATTCTTCCCTGCTTGTCTTTGTATGTATCTATTTCCTGATCTGCTATCTTTCGCTTTCCGCCTGGGCCCTTCTGGGCTCAAAACTGCAATTTCTCACCAAAGTGAAGAACGGGATCAAAGTGTTTAACCTGGTAATGGGAGGATCATTGATTATAGTAGCAGTTTATCTGATGTTCACGAAATAG